A region from the Palaemon carinicauda isolate YSFRI2023 chromosome 16, ASM3689809v2, whole genome shotgun sequence genome encodes:
- the LOC137655510 gene encoding uncharacterized protein, with the protein MTTLNDDSRRRQLPPMTHDNVDSRQQLTTTMTHNDEDKTLPYTRLTTTTHDDEDSRQQLTTTTHNDDNSQRRLTTTKTHDNNSRRRLTMTTTHDDDSRRRRLMTTTHYDDSQ; encoded by the exons ATGACAACTCTTAACGACGACTCACGACGACGACAACTCCCACCAATGACTCATGACAACGTAGACTCACGACAACAACTCACAACGACGATGACTCACAACGACGAAGAC AAGACACTCCCCTACACACGACTCACAACGACGACTCACGACGACGAAGACTCACGACAACAACTCACGACGACGACACACAATGACGACAACTCACAACGACGACTCACGACGACGAAGACTCATGACAACAACTCACGACGACGACTCACAATGACGACAACTCACGACGATGACTCACGACGACGAAGACTCATGACAACAACTCACTACGACGACTCACAATGA